A genomic segment from Raphanus sativus cultivar WK10039 unplaced genomic scaffold, ASM80110v3 Scaffold2061, whole genome shotgun sequence encodes:
- the LOC108830227 gene encoding thioredoxin H1, producing MAREEGQVIACHTVEAWNEQLQKGNDSKTLVVVDFTASWCGPCRFIAPFFADLAKNLPNVIFLKVDIDELKSVASDWAIESMPTFMFMKEGKIVDKVVGARKDELQSTIAKHLA from the exons atggcTCGGGAAGAAGGGCAAGTGATCGCATGTCACACCGTGGAAGCATGGAACGAGCAACTCCAAAAGGGCAATGACTCCAAAACTCTT GTGGTGGTTGATTTCACGGCTTCTTGGTGTGGACCATGTCGTTTCATAGCTCCATTCTTTGCTGATTTGGCTAAGAACCTCCCTAATGTGATTTTCCTGAAGGTTGATATTGACGAATTGAag TCAGTGGCGAGTGACTGGGCCATTGAGTCGATGCCGACCTTCATGTTCATGAAAGAAGGAAAGATTGTAGACAAAGTTGTTGGGGCCAGGAAAGATGAGCTTCAGTCTACTATTGCCAAACACTTGGCTTAA
- the LOC130505174 gene encoding uncharacterized protein LOC130505174: MTKILKKIRGGNFWIDVDEGMAYVTGQGDPNKLLKLMASRKGKDAEMAFVKTGIHHHSNFGNSYQNSYFGQSTPYWPAGPPAMQPYQHQYSYPGGYGYSYY, encoded by the exons ATGACGAAAATTCTCAAGAAAATCAGAG GAGGAAACTTTTGGATAGACGTGGACGAAGGAATGGCATACGTAACGGGTCAAGGCGACCCAAACAAGCTATTGAAATTGATGGCTTCGAGGAAAGGCAAAGATGCTGAAATGGCCTTTGTGAAAACCGGAATACATCATCATTCTAATTTTGGCAACAGCTATCAAAACTCTTACTTTGGCCAATCAACGCCTTATTGGCCTGCAGGGCCGCCGGCTATGCAACCTTACCAACATCAGTATTCTTATCCGGGTGGATATGGTTACAGTTATTATTAG
- the LOC130505176 gene encoding uncharacterized protein LOC130505176 — protein sequence MGFGAIRSILRPLSRTLASRVLAASCSPTAAIPAARHEVWSSFSGGSRLPWIPMANHFHSLSLTDTRLPKRRPMSHPKKKRFKLKPPGPYAYVQYTPGEPIASNNPNKGSVKRRNAKKRIGQRRAFILSEKKKRQALVQEAKRKKRIKEVERKMAKVARERAWEERLAELQRLEEEKKKSMSS from the exons ATGGGGTTCGGTGCGATTAGATCGATTCTCCGACCACTGTCAAGAACCCTAGCCTCGCGTGTCCTCGCAGCTAGCTGCTCGCCTACTGCGGCGATCCCGGCTGCGAGACACGAGGTATGGTCCTCCTTCTCCGGTGGATCGAGGTTGCCATGGATTCCGATGGCAAATCATTTTCATAGCTTGAGCTTAACCGATACTCGGCTCCCGAAGAGACGGCCCATGAGTCATCCCAAGAAGAAAAGATTCAAACTTAAACCTCCAG GGCCTTATGCATATGTTCAGTATACACCTGGCGAGCCAATTGCTTCAAACAATCCCAACAAGGGTAGTGTCAAAAGAAGGAATGCTAAGAAGCGCATAGGGCAGCGCCGTGCTTTCATACTG tctgagaagaagaagagacaagCGCTGGTGCAAGAggcgaagaggaagaagagaatcaaGGAAGTGGAACGCAAGATGGCTAAAGTCGCAAGGGAGCGAGCTTGGGAAGAAAGGCTGGCTGAGCTTCAGCGACtcgaagaagagaagaagaagtcaATGTCTTCTTGA